From a region of the Hymenobacter jejuensis genome:
- a CDS encoding PorP/SprF family type IX secretion system membrane protein, with protein sequence MKRSLILLLLPLLLAAAPALAQQQAQYSQYMNNNYILNPGATGVEDYIDVKFSYRTQWTGLEGAPKTYYASISSSLGKWRTTSKRTLRDRRRPFHALGALVYNDVTGPTSRKGAYVSYAYNMVLRPNLRAALGVSAGMQQFAVDGQMLHFFDPTTQAASSASRVLDGSVGLWVYSSDFYVGVSGAQLLANKLDFSYGSPNGVDAGENSLKRHYFATAGVRVPLSKDWSLVPSVLVKAVNPAPLSVDLNAKLKYQDLLWAGVSWRAFDSVVAMVGFSYEQLTLGYSYDAGISGLSGYHGGSHEVLLGLRLKKKAQVVCTNRFW encoded by the coding sequence TAGCTGCCGCTCCGGCTCTGGCCCAGCAGCAGGCGCAGTACAGCCAGTACATGAATAACAACTACATCCTAAACCCGGGCGCCACCGGCGTGGAGGATTACATCGACGTTAAGTTCAGCTACCGGACGCAGTGGACGGGCCTGGAAGGGGCGCCCAAAACCTACTACGCCAGCATCAGCTCCTCGCTCGGCAAGTGGCGCACCACCAGCAAGCGCACCCTCCGCGACCGGCGCCGGCCGTTTCACGCGTTGGGGGCCCTGGTGTACAACGACGTCACCGGGCCCACGAGCCGCAAGGGTGCTTACGTTTCTTACGCCTACAACATGGTTCTGAGGCCCAACCTCCGAGCGGCGCTGGGCGTGTCGGCGGGCATGCAGCAGTTTGCTGTTGATGGGCAGATGCTGCACTTCTTCGACCCCACTACTCAGGCGGCCAGCTCTGCCTCGCGGGTGCTGGATGGGTCAGTGGGCTTGTGGGTGTACAGCTCCGATTTCTACGTGGGCGTGTCGGGTGCGCAATTGCTGGCCAACAAGCTCGACTTCTCTTACGGGAGCCCCAACGGAGTGGATGCGGGCGAAAACTCCCTGAAACGGCACTACTTCGCTACGGCCGGCGTGCGGGTGCCGCTCAGCAAAGACTGGTCGCTGGTGCCGTCGGTGCTGGTTAAGGCTGTAAACCCGGCCCCGCTCTCTGTCGACCTCAACGCCAAGCTCAAGTACCAGGACCTGCTGTGGGCCGGCGTGTCGTGGCGCGCCTTCGACTCGGTTGTGGCGATGGTGGGCTTCAGCTACGAGCAGCTTACGCTAGGCTATTCCTACGATGCCGGCATCTCTGGGCTGTCCGGCTACCACGGCGGCAGCCACGAAGTACTGCTGGGTTTAAGGCTTAAGAAAAAGGCGCAAGTCGTGTGCACCAACCGGTTCTGGTAG